From Malaciobacter mytili LMG 24559:
ATAGATATTTAGTGATGATTAGAGGTAAAGTTAAAGTTGGTACAATATTATACTTTGATAAAGAGTTAAAAGCAGAAGTTTTAGAAGTAAATGAAGATGGAAGTAGAATTGTACAATTTTTTAAAGAAGAAAAAAAATTAGATTTTTTAAGTTTAGTTGATATTTTAAATGAAATTGGACATTTACCTTTACCTCCATATATGAATAGAGAAGATGAAGAACAAGATAACAAAGATTATCAAACTTTATTTGCAAAAAATTATGGTGCAGTTGCAGCTCCAACTGCTTCACTTCACTTTACACCTCAATTATTTGATAAACTTCAAGAAAAATTTGAAGTAAATTATCTAACTTTACATGTGGGTGCAGGAACTTTTAAACCAGTTGATGCAGAAGATATTTTAAATCATCCAATGCATAGTGAATATTTTGAAATAGGAATTGAAGCTAAAAAAGCTTTAGATAATGCAAAAAAAGTTTTAGCAGTGGGAACTACTGTTACTAGAACAGTTGAATATTATGCAAGAACAAATATGATACAAGGAGAGTGTGATTTATTTTTAAATCCTGCAAATACTCCAATAAAAGTAGATTATCTACTTACAAATTTTCACCTTCCTAAATCTACACTTATAATGCTTATTGCTTCTTTTGTAGGTTTAGAGAAAACTTTAGAAATTTATAATGAAGCCATAAAAGAAAAATATAGATTTTACTCTTATGGTGATGGAATGTTAATAATTTAAGGAAAGACTATATGCCAAAATACGTACTATTTGACACAGAAACAACGGGAAATCAAGAAGAAGATAGAATTATTCAGTTTGGAGCTATGATTGTAGATCAAACAGGAGCAATTGAGAGTTTTGATGAATTATGTTACAGTGAAGTTCCTATTAAACTTGAAGCAATGGAAGTTCATAATATCACTCCTGAAATGCTTGAAGGAAAACCAAAAGCGGTTGAAACTACTTTTTATAAAAAACTTTTAGAATATAATAATGAAGAAAACTATTTAATTGCACATAATATTAATTTTGATTTAGGAATGGTAAAAAAAGAAGGCTTTGAAAATCATTATCAAATTATTGATACATTAAGATGTGCAAAACATCTTTTTTCACAAATGCCTTATCATAGATTACAATATTTAAGATATGCTTTAGAGTTATATAAAACAGAAGAACAAGAAGCAAAAAAATATAATATCACAATAAAAGCACATGATGCTATTGGTGATGTATTAGTAATGAAACTATTTTTATCAAAACTAGTAAAAGAGTGTAGAGTTCAATATCCAGATTATAATCCTATGGAAAAACTTGTAGATTTATCAAAAACTCCTGTATTTATAAATACTTTTAAATTTGGAAAGTATAAAGGTAAAGAAGTAATTGAAGTTGCAAAAGAAGATAGTGGTTATTTAAATTGGATGAGAAGTAATTTAGAACTTGATGAAGATTTAAAATATACTCTTGACAAAGTTTTAGGTACTCTATAATTTTACAGTTAGAACTTTCATAAGCTTTTATGAAAGTTCTTAATTTTTTTTAAATTTTAACAACTAATTATTCTTTTACATAAATATCACATTAATTTCATATAAATTTCATAAAATTTACCATATAATTATATACTATCAAAAAATAAGGGTGTATGTTGAAAAATCATTTTTCGAGAGTAGGTTTTATTCTTGCTGCTGCTGGTTCAGCAGTTGGATTGGGTAATATTTGGAAGTTTCCATATATTACAGGAGAGTATGGTGGAGGAGCATTTGTATTAGTATATTTGCTTGCTATTGTATTTATTGGATTAACTGTTTTTTTAGCAGAAGCGGTAATTGGACAGAATGCTCAAGCTGATGTTGCTACTTCTTTTATAAAAACTTCAAAATCAAAAAATAAAAATTGGAAATTTGCTGGTTTTATGATTTTTACAGGTTTAATTATCCTTTCTTTTTACTCAGTTGTTTTAGGATGGATTTTAAATTATGTATTTACTTCTTTTGGAACTTTACCAACAGAAGCTAGTGCTGCTGGTCAAGCTTTTGAAACACTAATTACTAAAGATATTGGTTCACAAATTGTATATCATACAATTATTGCTGGGTCTGTTATTTTTATCGTTTTAAAAGGAATTAAGGCTGGTATTGAAAAGCTAAATCTAATTTTAATGCCTCTATTAGCACTAATTTTATTTGGGTTATTAATCTATGCTTTAACATTAGATAGTTTCTCAACAGCGGTAAGTTTTATGTTCTCACCTGATTGGAGTAAAATAGATGGAAATGCACTTTTAGCTGCATTGGGACAAGCTTTCTTTACTTTATCACTTGGAGTTGGTACAATCTTAACATATTCTGCTTCATTACCAAAACATGAAAACTTTGTAAAATCTTCAGTAATGGTTGCAATTGTTGATACAGCTATTGCTTTAATTGCTGGATTAATTATTTTCTCATTTTTATTTGAAGCTGGTGCAAAAAGTGCAGCTGGACCTGGACTTGTATTTATCTCTTTACCTGTAATTTTCTCTGGATGGGGAATGTTAGGTCAAATTATTGCTGTTTCATTCTTTGTTGCACTTGTATTTGCAGGAATTACTTCAGCTGTATCAATGATAGAACCATCATTAAAGTTCTTTATTGATAGATTTAATATGACTAGAAAAAAAGCTACAATTATGTGTGGTTCAATATTCTATATTTTAGGAATTATTGCACTATTATCTATGTCAAGTGCATATGGAGGAAGTTTAACTTTCTTTGGTAAAAATGCTTTTGATTGGATGGATTTTATTACTTCATCTGTTATGATGCCAATTGCAGCAATTGTAACTTGTATTTTCTTAGGATATTTTGTTGATAAAGATATGTTAAAACAAAAATTTGTTCCTAACTCTTCACTTGCAGTATTTAATGCTTGGTACTTCTTAATTAAATTTTTAGTGCCATTAGCAATTATTATCCTATTTTTAAACAAATTAGGAATAATTTAATTATATAGAGGAATACTCCTCTATATATACAAATAAAGATTAAAACCTACCATTAATATATTTAAAATCCAAAAAAATTGCTTTTTAAAACTTGAACAAAGAGAAATAACACAATAAAGAAGAAAAAACCAAAAAGGGGTTTTAACTTCATAAAATATAAACTTTAGTTCTAAAAAACTTTTTATATATTCATCAAGTAAATTTCCAAGCCCAATAAAATGAAGAAAAAGTTCTAAAGGATAAAAAATAGTAAAAATCATAGTTAATAAAATCGAGTAAAACTGTATTAAAGAAGTCTGATAAAAAAAGAGATGAACTATTGGATTAAAAACTAAAAAAATCCATAAATTAAAAAAGAAAAATGAAAATACTTTATTTAAATCTTTAAAATATTTAATAAATAAAAAGATATAAAAAACAGCACTTATTGAAAACCACAAAGATAAAGAAAATAAATACTTTGGAAAAAAAGCAAGAATTAAAAAAACAGTTAATAATAAACTATTAAAAGATAGAAGCTTTATATTATTTCTTAATAAAAAAATACCTATTATAAACATAATATAACTTCTAAGTAAAGAAGCTACAATATCTGTAAGAAGTAAATATAAAAAGATTATAAAAGAAGTAAAAAGTAAAATATCATATTTTTTATTTCTATAATTGAAATATTTTTGATGATAAAAGTTATAAAAAAAGAAGCTAAAAGAGTATATTATAAAAGATAATATAGCTAGATGAAATCCTGAAATAGCTATTAGATGGGAGATACTAAAATTTGCAAAAAACTCTTTTAATTCAATAGAAGCAGGTATAGCTAAAAATAAAGCTAGAAAAAGTTCTGAGATTGCTTTATCTTGATGTTGTTGTTGGATTTTTAAAATAAGATTAGCTTTTATACTCTTTTGCTTTTCTAAGAGTTCCAAATCTAAAACTTTTGTATAAAACCCTTTTAAATAGCTATAAAAGCTTATATATTTACTAATAAATAAAACCCTAACCCTATCAAACTTTTTAAGATTTTCTAAGGAATTGATTTTAGAATAAAAAATAAATTTTCCAGTATTAAATTTAACTATATTTTCTTTTTTATAAATATTTACAATTACTGCTTCACTGCTATATACTTCGTCATAAGTAATATCTTTATATTTGGCATATTCATAAAAAATATTAATTAAGAAAATCAATACAAGAAAACAAGAAAGATAAAAAAGTTCTATTTTTGTTTTTACTAATTCCAAGCTTAGAGTTTTCATGGAAATAGTATATAATAAATAATTTTAAATATTATTCTCTATATCTAATATTATTCTTTCCACTTTTTTTAACTTCATATAAAAAAGCATCTGCTTTATGAAGAATTTTATCAATATTATTTGTTTTTTTATTATCACTAATACCAAAACTTGCTGTAAAATATAGGTCTTTATTTTCAGCAATTTTAATTTTAGTTCTTTGTGTTTCTTCTCTTATTTTTTCAACTTTAAATAAAACTTCTTTTGTTGAAATATCAGTAAAAGCTAAAACAAACTCTTCTCCACCAAGTCTTGCACATAAATCTTTATGAGAGATATTATTTTGCAGTATTTTAGAAAACTCTTTTAAAACTAAATCTCCAATATCATGACTATATTTATCATTGATTTGTTTAAAGTTATCTATATCAATCATTACAATATGAACTAAATCTTTTCTAAAAATATTATCTTTTAATAGTTTATCTACTTTTAAAAAGAAGCTTCTTCTATTATCAATTTTTGTTAGATAATCTTTATAAGCTAGTTCATGTAACTCTTTATTTGAGCGTTCTAACTCTTGTGTTCTTTTAGCTACACTATACTCTAATTTTTCAGTATAGTTATGTAATATCATTTGGTATCTATAAGCTAAGTAAAAGATAATTAAAAGAATAATTGCAATTATAATATTAAACAAAAGAACTGTTTTTCTTCCTTCTAATACATAATCTCTATAACTTGTAGTTTTAATTGTAGCTATATATCTATTGTTGTAATCTCTTAGTTCTAAGTAGTTATAAATAGTTGAGTTTGTTTTAATAGTCTTATATCTAATATTATTTAAACTATTATAACTTACAGCATCATCATATTCATATAACTCTTTATGTACTAATTCCAAAGAAGCAAAACTTGTATTTATATATTTAAATAAAGATTTATTAAAAAATTTTCCAGCATATAAATACCCTACTTCATTACCTTTAAAATCAGTCATTAAAACCTTTGATTTTAAAATATAAACAATATCTTGCCGGTGTTTAAAGATAGACTGAACCTCTTTTGTTCCAGATAATAATCTAATGACTTTTTTATAAAACTCACTATTTAATTCTTCATTTTTTTCGCAGCTACAATGTTTTATATTATTTTTTAAATCTGTATATATTAAGAAATCTATTGATAGATTATTTAGAGTTTTTGTTCCATCTCTAAAATTTTCATAAATAAAGCTATTATTTGAATTTTGTAAAAAGCTATAAGCACTATCCCATTTACTGAAAGTTTTAACAGAAGAGTTAATAAAATCTAATTGCATATTTAAATTTTTAATTAAATCTTTGACACTTTTTTGATTATGAATAGTCTCAATTGATTCGTAATTATCAATAAAATATTTATGACTTACATTATACATAAGTGTTAATATAGCAATAAAAGCACTTACAAATATAATTTTTAACTTAACTTTTTTTGT
This genomic window contains:
- the queA gene encoding tRNA preQ1(34) S-adenosylmethionine ribosyltransferase-isomerase QueA, which codes for MKKSNLDPLKTSSYDYDLPKELIATHPASPADSARLLVYNRKTNTITHTTFKELLNFIPEDSSIFLNDTKVIKARIFGQKDSGGKVELLLNKPLFMNRYLVMIRGKVKVGTILYFDKELKAEVLEVNEDGSRIVQFFKEEKKLDFLSLVDILNEIGHLPLPPYMNREDEEQDNKDYQTLFAKNYGAVAAPTASLHFTPQLFDKLQEKFEVNYLTLHVGAGTFKPVDAEDILNHPMHSEYFEIGIEAKKALDNAKKVLAVGTTVTRTVEYYARTNMIQGECDLFLNPANTPIKVDYLLTNFHLPKSTLIMLIASFVGLEKTLEIYNEAIKEKYRFYSYGDGMLII
- a CDS encoding 3'-5' exonuclease; translation: MPKYVLFDTETTGNQEEDRIIQFGAMIVDQTGAIESFDELCYSEVPIKLEAMEVHNITPEMLEGKPKAVETTFYKKLLEYNNEENYLIAHNINFDLGMVKKEGFENHYQIIDTLRCAKHLFSQMPYHRLQYLRYALELYKTEEQEAKKYNITIKAHDAIGDVLVMKLFLSKLVKECRVQYPDYNPMEKLVDLSKTPVFINTFKFGKYKGKEVIEVAKEDSGYLNWMRSNLELDEDLKYTLDKVLGTL
- a CDS encoding sodium-dependent transporter — encoded protein: MKNHFSRVGFILAAAGSAVGLGNIWKFPYITGEYGGGAFVLVYLLAIVFIGLTVFLAEAVIGQNAQADVATSFIKTSKSKNKNWKFAGFMIFTGLIILSFYSVVLGWILNYVFTSFGTLPTEASAAGQAFETLITKDIGSQIVYHTIIAGSVIFIVLKGIKAGIEKLNLILMPLLALILFGLLIYALTLDSFSTAVSFMFSPDWSKIDGNALLAALGQAFFTLSLGVGTILTYSASLPKHENFVKSSVMVAIVDTAIALIAGLIIFSFLFEAGAKSAAGPGLVFISLPVIFSGWGMLGQIIAVSFFVALVFAGITSAVSMIEPSLKFFIDRFNMTRKKATIMCGSIFYILGIIALLSMSSAYGGSLTFFGKNAFDWMDFITSSVMMPIAAIVTCIFLGYFVDKDMLKQKFVPNSSLAVFNAWYFLIKFLVPLAIIILFLNKLGII
- a CDS encoding ComEC/Rec2 family competence protein, which translates into the protein MKTLSLELVKTKIELFYLSCFLVLIFLINIFYEYAKYKDITYDEVYSSEAVIVNIYKKENIVKFNTGKFIFYSKINSLENLKKFDRVRVLFISKYISFYSYLKGFYTKVLDLELLEKQKSIKANLILKIQQQHQDKAISELFLALFLAIPASIELKEFFANFSISHLIAISGFHLAILSFIIYSFSFFFYNFYHQKYFNYRNKKYDILLFTSFIIFLYLLLTDIVASLLRSYIMFIIGIFLLRNNIKLLSFNSLLLTVFLILAFFPKYLFSLSLWFSISAVFYIFLFIKYFKDLNKVFSFFFFNLWIFLVFNPIVHLFFYQTSLIQFYSILLTMIFTIFYPLELFLHFIGLGNLLDEYIKSFLELKFIFYEVKTPFWFFLLYCVISLCSSFKKQFFWILNILMVGFNLYLYI
- a CDS encoding sensor domain-containing diguanylate cyclase is translated as MTKKVKLKIIFVSAFIAILTLMYNVSHKYFIDNYESIETIHNQKSVKDLIKNLNMQLDFINSSVKTFSKWDSAYSFLQNSNNSFIYENFRDGTKTLNNLSIDFLIYTDLKNNIKHCSCEKNEELNSEFYKKVIRLLSGTKEVQSIFKHRQDIVYILKSKVLMTDFKGNEVGYLYAGKFFNKSLFKYINTSFASLELVHKELYEYDDAVSYNSLNNIRYKTIKTNSTIYNYLELRDYNNRYIATIKTTSYRDYVLEGRKTVLLFNIIIAIILLIIFYLAYRYQMILHNYTEKLEYSVAKRTQELERSNKELHELAYKDYLTKIDNRRSFFLKVDKLLKDNIFRKDLVHIVMIDIDNFKQINDKYSHDIGDLVLKEFSKILQNNISHKDLCARLGGEEFVLAFTDISTKEVLFKVEKIREETQRTKIKIAENKDLYFTASFGISDNKKTNNIDKILHKADAFLYEVKKSGKNNIRYRE